A window of the Drosophila gunungcola strain Sukarami chromosome X unlocalized genomic scaffold, Dgunungcola_SK_2 000043F, whole genome shotgun sequence genome harbors these coding sequences:
- the LOC128260883 gene encoding ataxin-1-like, with the protein MQMHMKFSHGYGYEPIRRPPPPPPNPSQQQLSSNDSDACFRRGSYIELASGAMRRVEDIRTEDFIQSALRSQLFELREATVVRINRAVSPSHVTITFSYDTQHAKLDLEVLPGHPMFVYGQGWASCDPRLSLQLYELKCQQLQVGDICLSLVPREHPVAPPPPPPPQPCHRPPPPPVEFPAPMASPPAGACAPPAFKHPYQVYAQMASFVAVYTQHMIEKLNHQAN; encoded by the exons ATGCAGATGCACATGAAGTTCTCACATGGCTATGGCTACGAGCCAATCAGGAGGCCACCTCCGCCGCCTCCGAATCcgtcacaacagcagttgtcCAGCAA TGACTCCGATGCCTGCTTCCGACGGGGATCCTACATTGAGCTGGCCAGCGGTGCCATGCGTCGCGTGGAGGACATACGCACAGAGGACTTCATCCAGTCGGCGCTGCGCAGCCAGCTCTTTGAGCTGCGGGAGGCCACTGTGGTCCGGATCAACCGGGCAGTGTCCCCCAGCCACGTGACCATCACCTTCAGCTATGACACACAGCATGCCAAG TTGGACTTGGAGGTGCTGCCGGGCCATCCGATGTTTGTTTATGGACAGGGCTGGGCCTCCTGTGATCCCCGGTTGTCGCTGCAGCTGTACGAGCTCAAGTGCCAGCAGCTGCAGGTGGGCGACATCTGTTTGTCACTGGTGCCCCGCGAGCACCCGgttgctcctcctcctccgccgccgccacaACCATGTcatcgtcctcctcctccgccggtGGAATTTCCAGCTCCAATGGCTTCTCCGCCCGCCGGAGCCTGTGCACCGCCGGCGTTCAAGCATCCCTACCAGGTGTACGCCCAGATGGCCAGTTTTGTGGCCGTCTACACCCAGCATATGATAGAGAAGTTAAACCACCAAGCAAATTAA
- the LOC128260912 gene encoding serine/threonine-protein kinase Smg1 — protein MSALAPPMPSMKNALGQPDNYNGSSTGTGTSEEEASSAFHAEIDRVLRNNNGNNQGNDGSSGSGSASASGSGSGSGGSESMLSLGGNNTHEAAQAFGNTLVLRTMNHDMAMSMGMGMGMGPPKGQVMTPNHRKVFQCKGDPVNVTANGEDLRLSKIIRRLSNESNPAVALELCAKLDQAVRTPINMGYMSCSFVWILENMLTLYKQCSPAVLDECSKTLGLIGYINRKSYPIYEEFIVMNYRSCRRMQRYLIVALRTTLSCDTKGELHVYADKIMLLLKDFLENAENADSFTAVSNTLVQFSASYREAFECHFTDVVDIIIGWQLEAGQPAQLRAHCAQVLEQLTPYFSKQIEFSYGLLAQFVEDITGLEEEEPAAVAERVGALVGAFNTLLKCLARMQIFVGMPTCECIVQLAVDHLTKIMVPHTHSDAHVNINELLCICLLNNFGGLDPSTLEQLLLGQIEQLACLSEAHRQSVLYLLLCTVRRLRARLPPSLVHLIFQSSSYLTEVRRQTPGGIEFRLLLRTCQETLLIRNVPLLQQAYKHLVDDIDACLLQLLSTSPPIDGMQEQEEAKRRADEAGVLLVFHLAALAALAKQTSSIIGMYACKPSILELLLTNCRADELTLWSRYPAAHQAILGLLVVHCQANHNFRTNSSLLRDQELAAENTSPTANSFASILRFLNSVLEQAGQLAAHNLRLLLQWTQQLLSECREKADLLLEQEHFVGICRHMAAAASKWTPLESAACIQTILEYGPERLGHLPDLLILYRDTALQQLQVLSPNGHAPYAQIYAQLPLHLTITGSESLAAGMASRRVCVWQQRMSQCSAVRDTVFRDFFERLQRPEQESLTHSVRELFVRSCQVAPQDERQEKLSQCTKRCQRLATAWLQFEAARYCVDQRLRTTLGKPQETFLGFEAIIMRHARLLSGCAKELERSALDSLSLEQLVSMQGNLGLLLGFLDALEKLIYNAAEGSAFALRPPEKPVAAFFRLNNPTCQSWFNRIRIGVVIIAMHVQQPELVIRYAQQILLTQKTQDATYSQAIVYLAWAWVSCQEADSLRGLCLWARSRSSKSYQWLCCAADQAAGKLESALAGYRSILTEEEERQQQQQPELEPHTRQFVLAQMMQCLQDMGQWSQLVELKQQQLTRPEDRELNPFLQRSNVEVSALERLLAKGEESYASSMDEFGGALQQLSLWPSDWDGSGSGSGSGSGSSGGRASFSTVHVSQRTEDMVLQKLMEDRCLPDQARNLLDVQWRDSLLNPSCDQRSCRELTLLRNIVQGVSGGQELCLLPLSAERCQSRSNPINSAILMRCLAWTQLLRQHCAPGSWETLCLDAAATAREEGNLQLAENLLAQFFGQPLEEIAAQFGAQEQGVHTESPELLRGYSELVKCLHVQQTQCGDLSSSVDVCASLCLNIQRSSHHPEVGADLLLNLSDWIAARTCNGLATGQSPALLQLLDQLPECPLTCGPASQPLAIPQAERLVARLIHASLQQRPHCEAVIAYGNWCYRWGKKIIDSGCVLTQADVTALGQVLDTAQPLDNEQLGELLQALSMEQPPANCVEVCPEAARARDDEAARNCLRRLSLLADKSPDVLDAVLQIWRRAIANTYDYYKDAARSYFQYLSLKSGSVSVSGSREKSAEGGGGKERYHVDDSNLVTTTLRLLRLIVKHASGLQEVLEQGLQTTPIAPWKVIIPQLFSRLNHHEPYVRKSVCDLLCRLAESRPQLVIFPAVVGANREEQQQRQQQQQQQQQQNAAVAPSTEDACCYGYLLGELSKQAPETVQHVQLMVKELRRVCLLWDEYWIHSLAHIYNTYVSRVSALATEFRADDHEGKNNRFNVWRPQLLADLEALAALTARPAETSYERSFRKRFDGPIRSTLDALRTRRYPEAWDKLKQLYHILQSNMIRGTGSTLKMQSLSPVLCGIGRMRISMPGLDAHGQDADQVYIESVEGSVCVLPTKTKPKKVAFYGSNGQRYTFLFKGMEDLHLDERIMQFLSISNAIMACRSDAPGNGCYRAHHYSVIPLGPQSGLISWVDGVTPLFALYKKWQQRQPPQVTGKTGAGGAVVNANATRRFTDLFYSKLSPLLAKHNLLVSDPRRQWPISALRQVLAELSQETPGDLLARELWCQAGNAAEWRQSVRRYARCMSVMSMIGYVIGLGDRHLDNVLINLGSGDIVHIDYNVCFEKGRTLRIPEKVPFRLTQNLVHAMGITGIEGSFRLGCEYVLKVMRKERETLLTLLEAFVYDPLVDWTINDDAQALRRSLNAKQGAGGAAGGPGGGELKCHKKDKNKAKIHDWDAKRQHFLSKLGVLQKYWATNKTDMMLQLQEMNHEVGNLQAAQTKQLAAEQELVELNQRSALVSEIKSLGTAMESHSFNTASLRHAVRRGHSEALAALSAERLADFGQVQCLLGTYGQCLQPYHLAELHSQLVQWQMEAENDSGCMESTALAEALPLAGYAAMRVQLEELLDRLVGVGLQSSEHLQQYAAVMNFFPEQSHRQNLFVRFHDSFGAYIQHGGAMDSSGSNAHSPSGSIICTADVLGVADALESAWMRLSCQLHDATQRYAAKQAQALTLGAPPTSTLLAMIGQSGCSLLLLQSSLVRTLDRAGGAFAAYEQVALASQDEELLQHQLHFIHIVRSMCQGVLALAEQEDLHLGQMESLLAALSHLKQIFEYDLPASIYRLLLLQPNLGQLSALCHLSASSLGQLYLEATLEKEQQPAEEFPAECRFLLSLQPAYEQFQLAASSLASLVRSVKMMLEDAHDSQVQQLMELGLLKSCHVELEDECFFGLVSEALESSRSCDVHEMARPVLGLVQRLQAESLAGLLPLLARNFYTAVGPQCQPTATCGVLGDAAQADQLCEGLFISLQSDGGLQQQQAEMTLLNQQLELHTLAASAQYWAYSEALGAQLRCGHHIVSRPKLAAIVGEGWQELDQSLASLQHLEAGLGSLVGQLQPQRSSWNRSHIESLLRMEQGRSHRVGGLVAVVRQLADAASAVSRLEQHEGALGEEGRAQVDHLEQWLAAHGQWQASSSRISAVEQAVVELLDPEGAIDPYWLENVHGLLEEHTCKVQREIAALEGEQQSKHRFICTLLKETLRLQDNMPRFHVRSLCSEAQAQGQGQGRLVPTDVQLLGGHLRDCQRLLQALFQRLQDLRKDLCAERRGGSLQPAVLQSWRQQLQLILLTASQEVNEFFKSMDDFLQHAAETDSYETFTHSKGASNLHEQKRNAYGVSVWKKIRMKLEGRDPDANQRSSVAEQVDYAIREATNPDNLAVLYEGWTPWV, from the exons ATGTCTGCGCTAGCGCCGCCAATGCCCTCAATGAAGAACGCGCTCGGGCAGCCGGACAACTACAATGGTTCCTCCACGGGAACTGGGACGTCGGAGGAGGAGGCGTCGTCCGCGTTCCACGCGGAGATCGACCGCGTTCTGCGgaacaacaatggcaacaacCAGGGAAACGACGGCAGCAGCGGTAGTGGGAGTGCCAGTGCCTCCGggtccggatccggatccggaggTAGTGAGTCCATGCTGTCGCTCGGCGGGAACAATACGCACGAGGCTGCGCAGGCGTTCGGCAATACGCTGGTGCTGCGCACCATGAACCACGACATGGCCATGtcgatggggatggggatggggatggggccGCCCAAGGGGCAGGTGATGACCCCGAATCACCGCAAGGTGTTCCAGTGCAAAG GTGATCCCGTCAACGTGACGGCCAACGGTGAGGATCTGCGCCTGTCCAAGATCATACGACGCCTGAGCAACGAGTCCAATCCCGCTGTGGCCTTGGAGTTGTGCGCCAAACTGGACCAGGCCGTGCGCACGCCCATCAACATGGGCTACATGTCCTGCTCGTTCGTGTGGATCCTAGAGAACATGCTCACCCTCTACAAGCAGTGCTCGCCCGCCGTTCTCGACGAGTGCAGCAAGACGCTCGGCCTGATTGGCTACATCAACCGCAAGTCGTACCCCATATACGAGGAGTTCATCGTGATGAACTACAGGAGCTGCCGGCGGATGCAGCGGTACCTGATCGTGGCCTTGCGCACCACTCTGAG CTGCGACACCAAGGGCGAGCTGCATGTGTACGCCGACAAGAtcatgctgctgctgaaggACTTCCTGGAGAATGCCGAGAACGCGGACAGCTTCACCGCCGTCAGCAACACGCTGGTGCAGTTCTCGGCCAGCTATCGGGAGGCCTTCGAGTGCCACTTCACCGACGTGGTGGACATCATCATCGGTTGGCAGCTGGAGGCGGGCCAGCCGGCGCAGCTGCGGGCCCACTGTGCCCAGGTCCTGGAGCAGCTAACGCCGTACTTTAGCAAGCAGATCGAGTTCAGCTACGGCCTGTTGGCCCAGTTCGTGGAGGACATCACCGggctggaggaggaggagccggCGGCAGTGGCGGAGCGAGTAGGCGCCCTTGTGGGCGCCTTCAACACACTGCTCAAGTGCCTGGCCCGCATGCAGATATTCGTGGGCATGCCCACGTGCGAATGCATCGTCCAGCTGGCCGTGGATCACCTGACCAAGATAATGGTGCCGCACACGCACTCCGATGCCCATGTGAACATCAACGAGCTGCTCTGCATCTGCCTGCTAAACAACTTTGGGGGCTTGGATCCGAGCACCttggagcagctgctgctgggtCAGATCGAGCAGTTGGCCTGCCTGAGCGAAGCCCATCGGCAGAGCGTTCTGTATCTGCTGCTCTGCACGGTGCGACGGCTGCGGGCACGTCTGCCGCCCAGCCTCGTGCACCTGATCTTCCAGTCCAGCTCGTATCTGACAGAGGTGCGCCGCCAGACGCCGGGTGGCATTGAATTCAGGCTGCTGCTGCGTACCTGTCAAGAGACGCTGCTCATCCGGAATGTGCCCCTGCTGCAGCAGGCGTACAAGCACCTTGTGGACGACATCGACGCCTGTCTGCTACAACTGCTCTCGACTTCACCACCAATTGACGGCatgcaggagcaggaggaggccAAACGGAGGGCCGACGAGGCGGGCGTGCTGCTCGTCTTCCACTTGGCCGCCCTGGCTGCCCTGGCCAAGCAGACCTCCTCGATCATCGGCATGTACGCCTGCAAGCCCTCGATTCTGGAGCTGCTGCTCACCAACTGCCGGGCCGACGAGCTGACGCTGTGGAGCCGGTATCCGGCCGCCCATCAGGCCATTTTGGGCCTGCTCGTGGTGCACTGCCAGGCGAACCACAACTTCCGCACCAACTCCAGCCTGCTGCGCGACCAGGAGCTGGCGGCGGAGAACACCTCGCCGACGGCCAATAGCTTTGCCAGCATTCTCCGCTTTCTAAACTCGGTGCTGGAACAAGCTGGCCAGCTGGCCGCCCATAACCTGAGGCTACTGCTGCAGTGGACGCAGCAGCTCCTCAGTGAGTGTCGCGAGAAGGCCGATCTGCTCCTGGAGCAGGAGCACTTCGTGGGCATTTGTCGGCACATGGCAGCAGCCGCCTCCAAGTGGACGCCCCTGGAGAGTGCGGCCTGCATCCAGACCATTTTGGAGTACGGCCCCGAGAGGCTGGGCCATCTGCCCGATCTGCTGATCCTGTACCGCGACACGGCACTCCAGCAGCTGCAGGTGCTCTCCCCGAACGGCCATGCACCCTATGCCCAGATCTATGCCCAGTTGCCCCTCCACTTGACCATCACCGGCAGTGAATCATTGGCAGCCGGCATGGCGAGCCGACGTGTATGCGTTTGGCAGCAGCGGATGAGTCAATGCAGCGCCGTGCGCGACACCGTCTTCCGGGACTTCTTCGAGCGCCTGCAGAGGCCGGAGCAGGAGTCGCTGACGCACAGTGTGCGGGAGCTGTTCGTGCGCAGCTGCCAGGTGGCGCCGCAGGACGAGCGGCAGGAGAAGCTGTCGCAGTGCACGAAGCGCTGCCAGCGCTTGGCCACCGCCTGGCTGCAGTTCGAGGCGGCCAGGTACTGTGTGGACCAGCGCCTGCGGACGACGCTGGGCAAGCCGCAGGAAACGTTCCTCGGGTTCGAGGCCATCATCATGCGGCACGCCCGACTGCTGAGTGGCTGTGCCAAGGAGCTGGAGCGCTCCGCCCTGGATAGCTTGTCGCTGGAGCAGCTCGTCAGCATGCAAGGCAATCTCGGCCTGCTGCTGGGCTTCCTCGACGCCCTCGAGAAGCTCATCTACAACGCTGCCGAGGGCAGCGCCTTTGCCCTGCGTCCGCCGGAGAAGCCAGTGGCCGCCTTCTTCCGCCTGAACAACCCCACCTGCCAGTCGTGGTTCAATCGCATCCGCATCGGTGTGGTCATCATCGCCATGCATGTGCAGCAGCCGGAACTGGTCATACGCTATGCCCAG CAAATCCTGCTCACCCAGAAGACGCAAGATGCCACCTACAGTCAGGCCATTGTGTACCTGGCCTGGGCCTGGGTCAGTTGCCAGGAGGCGGACTCCCTGCGCGGCCTGTGCCTGTGGGCTCGCTCCAGGAGCAGCAAGTCCTACCAGTGGCTCTGCTGTGCCGCGGATCAGGCGGCCGGCAAACTGGAATCGGCGCTGGCCGGCTACCGGAGCATTCTaaccgaggaggaggagcggcagcagcagcagcagccggagCTGGAGCCGCACACGCGACAGTTTGTGCTGGCCCAGATGATGCAGTGCCTGCAGGACATGGGCCAGTGGTCGCAGCTGGTGGAgctgaagcagcagcagctgacgCGACCCGAGGACAGGGAACTGAATCCCTTCCTGCAGCGCAGCAACGTGGAGGTGAGTGCCCTGGAACGGCTGCTGGCCAAGGGAGAGGAGTCGTACGCTTCGTCCATGGACGAGTTCGGCGGAGCCCTGCAGCAGTTGAGCCTGTGGCCCAGCGACTGGGAcggatctggatctggatccGGATCTGGAAGTGGCTCCTCAGGTGGACGTGCCAGCTTCTCGACCGTCCATGTGAGCCAGCGAACCGAGGACATGGTGCTGCAGAAGCTGATGGAGGACCGTTGCCTGCCCGATCAGGCCAGGAACCTGCTGGATGTGCAGTGGCGTGACAGCCTGCTGAACCCCAGCTGTGATCAGAGATCCTGCCGAGAGCTCACCCTTCTGCGGAACATTGTCCAGGGTGTGAGTGGCGGCCAGGAGTTGTGCCTGCTGCCGCTGTCCGCGGAGAGGTGCCAAAGCCGCTCAAATCCCATAAACAGCGCCATTTTAATGCGCTGCCTGGCCTGGACGCAGTTGCTCCGCCAGCACTGTGCCCCCGGCAGCTGGGAAACGCTTTGCTTGGATGCCGCTGCCACAGCTCGAGAGGAGGGAAACCTACAGCTCGCGGAGAACCTGCTGGCCCAGTTCTTTGGCCAGCCGCTGGAGGAGATTGCTGCACAGTTTGGCGCACAGGAACAGGGCGTGCACACGGAGAGTCCGGAGTTGCTGCGTGGCTACAGTGAGCTGGTCAAGTGCCTGCATGTGCAGCAGACGCAGTGCGGCGACCTCAGCTCCTCCGTCGATGTGTGTGCTTCGCTCTGCCTGAACATCCAGCGGAGCAGCCATCACCCGGAAGTGGGTGCGGATCTGTTGCTCAACCTGTCCGACTGGATAGCCGCAAGGACGTGCAATGGCCTGGCCACCGGCCAGTCGCCAGCCCTGCTCCAACTGCTGGACCAGCTGCCCGAATGTCCGCTGACCTGTGGCCCGGCCAGCCAACCGCTGGCCATCCCGCAGGCGGAGCGCCTGGTGGCCCGCCTCATCCATGCCAGCCTACAGCAGCGTCCCCACTGCGAGGCGGTGATCGCGTACGGCAACTGGTGCTATCGCTGGGGCAAGAAGATCATCGACAGCGGCTGTGTGCTCACCCAGGCGGACGTGACGGCCCTCGGCCAGGTTCTGGACACGGCTCAGCCGCTGGACAACGAGCAGCTGGGCGAACTGCTGCAGGCACTCAGCATGGAGCAGCCGCCGGCCAACTGTGTGGAGGTGTGTCCGGAGGCGGCACGTGCCCGGGATGACGAGGCGGCCAGGAACTGCCTGCGCCGGCTGAGCCTGCTGGCGGATAAGTCGCCGGACGTGCTGGATGCCGTCCTGCAGATTTGGCGGCGGGCCATAGCGAACACATATGATTACTACAAGGATGCGGCACGCTCGTACTTTCAGTATCTCAGTTTGAAATCGGgatcggtttcggtttcgggaTCGAGGGAAAAGTCAgcagaaggaggaggaggaaagGAACGTTACCATGTGGATGACAGCAATCTGGTGACCACAACGCTGCGGCTGCTCCGCTTGATTGTGAAGCATGCCAGCGGACTGCAGGAGGTGCTGGAGCAGGGACTGCAGACCACGCCGATAGCGCCGTGGAAGGTAATCATACCGCAGCTGTTCAGCCGTCTCAATCACCACGAGCCTTATGTGCGGAAGAGCGTGTGCGACCTGCTGTGCCGCCTGGCCGAGAGTCGCCCCCAGCTGGTGATCTTTCCGGCCGTGGTGGGTGCCAATcgggaggagcagcagcagcggcagcagcagcaacaacaacagcagcagcagaatgcAGCAGTGGCGCCCAGCACGGAGGATGCCTGCTGCTATGGCTATCTGCTGGGCGAGCTCTCCAAGCAGGCGCCCGAGACAGTGCAGCATGTGCAGCTGATGGTCAAGGAGCTGCGCCGCGTGTGCCTGCTGTGGGACGAGTACTGGATCCACTCGCTGGCCCACATCTACAACACGTACGTGAGCCGGGTGAGTGCCCTGGCCACCGAGTTCCGGGCCGACGACCACGAGGGCAAGAACAATCGCTTCAACGTGTGGCGGCCGCAGCTGCTGGCCGATCTGGAGGCCCTGGCCGCGCTCACCGCCCGTCCGGCGGAGACCAGCTACGAGCGCAGCTTCCGCAAGCGCTTCGATGGCCCCATACGCTCCACGCTGGACGCCCTGCGCACCCGCCGCTATCCGGAGGCGTGGGACAAGCTGAAGCAGCTCTACCACATCCTGCAGTCGAACATGATCCGCGGCACGGGCAGCACCCTCAAGATGCAGAGCCTCAGTCCGGTGCTCTGCGGCATTGGACGCATGCGCATCTCCATGCCGGGCCTGGACGCCCATGGGCAGGACGCGGATCAGGTGTACATCGAGAGCGTCGAGGGCTCTGTGTGCGTGCTGCCCACCAAGACGAAGCCCAAGAAGGTGGCCTTCTACGGCAGCAATGGCCAGCGCTACACGTTCCTGTTCAAGGGCATGGAGGATCTGCATCTGGACGAGCGCATCATGCAGTTCCTGTCCATCTCGAATGCCATCATGGCCTGTCGCAGCGATGCCCCCGGCAACGGCTGCTATCGAGCGCACCACTATTCCGTGATCCCGTTGGGCCCACAATCCGGATTGATTAGCTGGGTGGACGGAGTCACTCCGCTCTTTGCGCTCTACAAGAAGTGGCAGCAGCGACAGCCGCCCCAGGTCACCGGAAAAACTGGGGCAGGCGGTGCCGTCGTCAATGCCAATGCCACGCGACGTTTCACGGATCTGTTTTACAGCAAACTGTCGCCGCTGCTGGCCAAGCACAATCTGCTGGTGAGCGATCCACGCCGCCAGTGGCCCATTTCGGCCCTGCGCCAGGTGCTCGCGGAGCTGTCGCAGGAAACGCCCGGCGATCTGCTGGCCCGCGAACTGTGGTGCCAGGCGGGCAACGCCGCCGAGTGGCGGCAGTCGGTGCGGCGGTATGCCCGCTGCATGTCGGTCATGTCGATGATCGGCTATGTTATCGGACTGGGCGATCGGCACCTGGACAACGTGCTCATCAACCTGGGCAGTGGCGACATCGTGCACATCGACTACAACGTTTGCTTCGAGAAGGGACGCACTCTGCGCATCCCCGAGAAGGTGCCCTTCCGTCTCACCCAGAATCTTGTGCACGCAATGGGCATCACCGGAATCGAG GGTTCCTTCCGGCTGGGCTGCGAGTATGTGCTGAAAGTGATGCGGAAGGAGCGGGAGACCCTGCTGACCCTGCTGGAGGCCTTCGTGTACGATCCCCTGGTCGACTGGACCATCAACGACGATGCCCAGGCCCTGCGACGATCCCTGAACGCCAAGCAAGGAGCTGGCGGAGCAGCAGGTGGCCCCGGTGGCGGAGAACTCAAGTGCCACAAGAAGGACAAGAACAAGGCAAAGATCCACGATTGGGATGCCAAGCGGCAGCACTTCCTCAGCAAACTGGGTGTTCTGCAAAAGTACTGGGCCACCAACAA GACGGACATgatgctgcagctgcaggagATGAACCACGAGGTGGGCAACCTGCAGGCGGCGCAGACCAAGCAACTGGCGGCCGAGCAGGAGCTGGTGGAGCTGAACCAGCGGAGCGCCCTCGTGTCGGAGATCAAGTCGCTGGGCACGGCGATGGAGAGTCACAGCTTCAACACGGCCTCGCTGCGTCATGCGGTGCGTCGCGGGCACTCGGAGGCACTGGCCGCGCTGAGTGCCGAGCGCCTGGCGGACTTTGGCCAGGTGCAGTGCCTGCTGGGCACCTACGGCCAGTGCCTGCAGCCGTACCACCTGGCCGAACTGCATTCGCAGCTGGTGCAGTGGCAAATGGAGGCGGAGAACGATAGTGGATGCATGGAGTCAACTGCCTTGGCGGAGGCTCTGCCGCTAGCCGGATACGCGGCCATGCGTGTCCAGTTGGAAGAGCTGCTGGACCGGCTGGTTGGGGTGGGCCTGCAGAGCTCGGAGCACCTGCAGCAGTATGCGGCGGTGATGAACTTCTTCCCGGAGCAGAGCCACCGGCAGAATCTGTTCGTGCGCTTCCACGATAGCTTCGGGGCGTACATCCAGCACGGCGGGGCCATGGACTCGTCGGGCAGCAATGCCCATTCGCCATCCGGCTCCATTATCTGCACGGCCGACGTCCTGGGCGTGGCCGATGCCCTGGAGTCCGCCTGGATGCGGCTCAGTTGCCAGCTGCACGACGCCACGCAGCGGTATGCCGCCAAGCAGGCGCAGGCCTTGACCCTGGGTGCCCCGCCCACTTCCACCCTGCTGGCCATGATCGGCCAGAGCGGCTGcagcctgctgctgctgcagtccAGCTTGGTGCGCACCCTGGACCGAGCTGGCGGTGCTTTTGCCGCCTACGAACAGGTGGCGCTGGCCAGCCAGGATgaggagctgctgcagcacCAGCTGCACTTCATCCACATCGTGCGCTCCATGTGCCAGGGTGTGCTGGCCCTGGCCGAGCAGGAGGATCTGCATCTGGGCCAAATGGAGAGCCTGCTGGCGGCACTGTCGCATCTGAAGCAGATCTTCGAGTACGACCTGCCGGCCAGCATATatcggctgctgctgctgcagcccAATCTTGGCCAGCTGAGTGCCTTGTGCCACCTGAGTGCCTCCAGTCTGGGGCAGCTGTATCTGGAGGCCACGCTCgagaaggagcagcagccgGCGGAGGAGTTCCCAGCGGAGTGCAGATTCCTTTTGTCGCTGCAGCCCGCCTACGAGCAGTTCCAACTGGCGGCCAGCTCCTTGGCCTCGCTGGTGCGGAGCGTCAAGATGATGCTCGAGGATGCCCACGATTCGCAGGTCCAGCAGTTAATG GAACTGGGCCTTCTCAAGTCTTGCCATGTGGAGCTGGAAGACGAGTGCTTCTTCGGACTGGTCAGTGAGGCACTGGAGTCCAGCCGCAGCTGTGATGTACATGAAATGGCGCGACCCGTGCTGGGCCTCGTCCAACGCCTCCAGGCGGAGAGTCTGGCGGGTCTGCTGCCGCTCCTGGCGCGCAACTTCTACACCGCCGTGGGACCGCAATGCCAGCCCACTGCGACCTGCGGCGTGCTGGGCGATGCAGCTCAGGCGGATCAACTGTGCGAGGGTCTGTTCATCTCGCTGCAATCGGATGGCgggctgcagcagcagcaggcggagATGACGCTGCTCAACCAGCAGCTGGAGCTACACACCCTGGCGGCATCGGCCCAGTACTGGGCCTATTCGGAGGCCCTGGGAGCCCAGTTGCGCTGCGGCCACCACATCGTCAGTCGCCCCAAGCTGGCCGCCATCGTTGGCGAGGGTTGGCAGGAGCTGGACCAGAGCCTGGCTAGCCTGCAGCATCTAGAAGCTGGCCTGGGCTCCCTGGTCGGCCAGTTGCAGCCGCAGCGCAGCAGCTGGAATCGCAGTCACATCGAGAGCTTGCTGCGCATGGAGCAGGGTCGCAGCCACCGGGTGGGCGGCCTGGTGGCGGTGGTGCGCCAGCTGGCGGATGCGGCCAGTGCCGTGTCCCGGCTGGAGCAGCATGAAGGAGCCCTCGGCGAGGAGGGGCGGGCACAGGTGGACCATCTGGAGCAGTGGCTGGCCGCGCACGGCCAGTGGCAGGCGAGCAGCTCGCGGATCAGCGCGGTGGAGCAGGCCGTGGTGGAACTCCTCGATCCCGAGGGCGCCATCGATCCCTATTGGCTGGAGAATGTGCACGGATTGCTGGAGGAGCACACGTGCAAGGTGCAGCGTGAGATTGCGGCCCTGGAAGGCGAGCAGCAGAGCAAGCATCGCTTCATCTGCACTCTGCTCAAGGAGACTCTG CGTCTGCAGGACAACATGCCGCGCTTCCATGTGCGCAGCCTGTGCTCCGAGGCCCAGGCGCAGGGTCAGGGTCAGGGCAGACTGGTGCCCACCGATGTGCAGCTGCTCGGCGGCCACTTGCGCGACTGCCAGCGCCTGTTGCAGGCGCTCTTCCAGCGGCTGCAGGACCTGCGCAAGGATCTGTGCGCCGAGCGGCGAGGAGGATCGCTTCAGCCCGCCGTGTTGCAAAGCTGGCGACAGCAGCTGCAGCTCATACTGCTGACGGCCAGCCAGGAGGTGAACGAGTTCTTCAAGAGCATGGACGACTTCCTGCAGCACGCAGCCGAAACGGACTCCTACGAGACCTTCACGCACTCCAAAG GTGCCAGCAATCTGCACGAGCAGAAGCGCAACGCCTACGGCGTATCCGTGTGGAAGAAGATACGGATGAAGCTGGAGGGCCGCGACCCGGATGCCAACCAGCGCAGCTCCGTCGCCGAGCAGGTGGACTACGCCATTCGCGAGGCCACCAATCCCGACAATCTGGCCGTGCTCTACGAGGGCTGGACGCCGTGGGTCTAG